One Saprospiraceae bacterium genomic region harbors:
- the tnpA gene encoding IS200/IS605 family transposase — protein sequence MANTYTQLYVHVVFAVKGRTNIISTKWKEKLYQYITGIVTNKNQKLMIINGMPDHVHILIGIKPDCNLSELIRDIKSNSSRWVNENKHVVGKFEWQTGYGAFTIGQSQIATIAKYILNQEAHHKKKTFREEYIDFLKVYEIDFKPEYIFDDYSVAPTELKEERDEC from the coding sequence ATGGCTAATACCTATACACAATTATACGTTCATGTAGTATTTGCAGTAAAAGGCAGAACCAATATCATTTCTACAAAATGGAAGGAAAAATTGTATCAATACATCACGGGCATCGTTACAAATAAGAATCAAAAATTAATGATCATTAACGGAATGCCAGACCATGTGCACATTCTCATTGGAATAAAACCTGATTGCAATCTTTCTGAATTAATTCGGGACATAAAATCCAATTCATCCAGATGGGTCAATGAAAATAAACATGTAGTGGGAAAATTTGAATGGCAGACTGGCTATGGAGCCTTTACAATTGGCCAATCCCAGATAGCAACCATTGCAAAATATATCCTGAATCAGGAAGCTCACCATAAAAAGAAAACATTCAGGGAAGAATACATTGATTTTTTGAAGGTGTACGAAATTGATTTCAAGCCGGAATATATATTTGATGACTATAGTGTCGCTCCTACGGAGCTCAAAGAGGAGAGGGATGAATGTTGA
- a CDS encoding RNA polymerase sigma factor, translated as MSFILSGRKKFTRQATNGIKIQSYCSMQEVELVRKCLEGDQKACKELYSSYAPKMLGLCHRYIAHTAEAEDALQEGFIKIFQNLQSWRHSGPLGAWIRRIIVNTCLSKIQAHGPEVLNGSETLVPEIQVEPDIFYSLDYQAFEQILKSMPIGYRTVFNLSIIEGYSYEEIATLLKIKEVSCRSQLHKAKQFLYQRIHSLYPNLKLPA; from the coding sequence GTGAGCTTTATTTTATCGGGACGAAAAAAATTCACCCGCCAGGCAACAAATGGAATTAAAATACAGTCATATTGCAGCATGCAGGAAGTGGAATTGGTTCGAAAGTGTCTGGAAGGCGATCAAAAGGCCTGTAAGGAGCTTTATTCATCATATGCACCTAAAATGTTGGGGCTATGCCATAGATATATAGCTCATACCGCAGAAGCGGAGGATGCCTTGCAGGAAGGATTTATCAAAATTTTTCAAAATCTTCAATCCTGGAGACATTCGGGTCCATTGGGTGCCTGGATCCGTCGAATCATTGTCAATACTTGCTTGTCCAAGATTCAGGCTCACGGACCGGAAGTATTAAATGGTTCGGAAACTTTGGTTCCTGAAATACAAGTGGAGCCAGATATTTTTTATTCTTTGGACTACCAGGCATTTGAACAAATATTAAAAAGCATGCCCATAGGTTATCGAACCGTTTTTAATTTATCGATTATCGAGGGATACTCTTATGAAGAAATTGCAACGCTGTTGAAAATAAAAGAGGTTAGCTGTAGGTCGCAGCTCCATAAAGCAAAACAGTTTTTATATCAAAGAATTCACTCTTTGTACCCAAATTTAAAATTACCGGCATGA
- a CDS encoding class I SAM-dependent methyltransferase: MSFLSNFLTTSVKTEPLSFLKNCFHQKGLKKSDYAQLEKILLELNSNAMPSETMDSIRSLFNEKFLSNTIQGFAIRKPFGYSGDFKIIDMIYTEHKSELPEYYGWDDFFHTQPAPIAVRNRKTYFKNLMADKLKNGPVRLLNVASGPARDLCEVYMNCADPAMLQTDCVELDPHAIEFAEKLCSKYNRQIRFHNKNILRFSSEEKFDIVWSAGLFDYFEDRIFILALKKFRNFLKPGGEIVIGNFSQNNPSKAYMELFGDWFLIHRSPEQLLSLAMNAGFKEEQISIKKEPLGVNLFMHIQC; the protein is encoded by the coding sequence ATGTCTTTTTTATCAAACTTCCTGACCACTTCCGTAAAAACCGAACCGCTATCATTTTTGAAGAATTGTTTTCACCAAAAGGGATTAAAAAAATCTGATTATGCACAACTCGAAAAGATATTGCTTGAATTGAATTCAAATGCAATGCCTTCCGAAACAATGGATTCTATACGATCGCTTTTCAATGAAAAATTTCTATCCAACACCATCCAGGGATTTGCCATACGCAAACCCTTTGGATATTCCGGTGATTTTAAAATCATCGATATGATTTATACAGAACATAAATCGGAACTTCCTGAATATTATGGATGGGATGATTTTTTTCATACGCAGCCTGCACCCATTGCCGTGAGAAACCGAAAAACGTATTTCAAAAACCTGATGGCTGATAAATTAAAGAATGGTCCCGTCCGCCTTTTAAATGTGGCCAGTGGTCCTGCACGCGATCTTTGCGAAGTGTATATGAATTGTGCTGATCCCGCGATGCTCCAAACCGATTGCGTCGAGTTGGATCCCCATGCCATCGAATTTGCAGAAAAACTTTGTTCGAAATACAATCGTCAAATTCGCTTTCACAATAAAAATATACTTCGGTTTTCATCTGAAGAAAAATTTGACATCGTCTGGTCCGCCGGTTTGTTTGATTATTTCGAGGACAGAATCTTTATCCTTGCACTTAAAAAATTTCGCAACTTCCTCAAACCCGGTGGCGAAATTGTCATCGGCAATTTCAGCCAGAATAATCCAAGCAAAGCGTATATGGAATTGTTTGGCGATTGGTTTTTGATCCACCGGAGTCCGGAGCAATTGTTGTCCCTTGCGATGAATGCCGGATTTAAAGAAGAACAGATCAGCATCAAAAAAGAACCCCTGGGTGTAAATCTTTTTATGCACATTCAATGCTAA
- a CDS encoding response regulator transcription factor — translation MQKIRIALVEDDPDIRSSMVELISLADDLICNKQFERAEDFSKAFPDMMVDVVLMDITLPGMSGIQCVRECKPKRPDIQFLMCTSHNDAERTFDSLCAGATGYILKNSSPEQVFQAIRDIYNGGSPMSSEIARMVVSSFPNKKTDHVLLDSFTTREQEILHALAKGLSYKEIADQLFISIETVRTYLRKIYEKLQVHSKVEALNKVFPK, via the coding sequence ATGCAAAAGATCCGAATTGCCCTTGTAGAAGACGATCCAGACATCCGGTCCTCGATGGTCGAACTTATTTCTCTGGCGGATGATCTCATCTGCAATAAACAGTTTGAGCGTGCCGAGGATTTTTCAAAAGCATTTCCGGACATGATGGTCGATGTCGTGCTGATGGATATTACACTCCCGGGGATGTCGGGCATCCAATGCGTCAGGGAATGCAAACCCAAGCGTCCGGACATTCAGTTTCTGATGTGTACTTCCCACAACGATGCCGAACGAACTTTTGATTCGCTGTGTGCAGGCGCAACCGGCTACATCCTCAAAAATTCCAGTCCGGAACAGGTCTTCCAGGCCATACGCGATATTTATAATGGAGGCTCTCCCATGTCTTCCGAAATTGCACGAATGGTCGTAAGCTCCTTTCCCAACAAAAAGACCGACCACGTGCTGCTCGATAGTTTCACTACGAGAGAACAAGAAATCCTCCATGCGCTCGCCAAAGGTCTTTCCTACAAAGAAATTGCAGATCAGCTCTTCATCAGCATCGAAACCGTACGCACTTACCTCCGTAAAATCTACGAAAAGCTGCAGGTGCATTCGAAGGTTGAGGCCTTGAATAAAGTATTTCCTAAGTAG
- a CDS encoding VOC family protein has protein sequence MGLTTSCSNSNQSKNADKAINQSVATNDTIKTNENMITQKITPSIWVETTDAKAVAEYYLSIFKDGKLKEHHKYTNPTEAGGGNFETAIIEIAGMELSILAAGPFQKFNESVSLVINTKDQAETDYYWNALTKNGGQESSCGWCKDKYGLSWQVVPVEYFDLINNVDPKVREKAMKITLQQKKIILAELK, from the coding sequence ATGGGTTTGACAACCTCTTGCTCAAATTCAAATCAGTCTAAAAACGCTGACAAAGCAATCAACCAAAGTGTAGCAACAAATGACACCATCAAAACCAATGAAAATATGATTACTCAAAAAATAACCCCTTCAATTTGGGTCGAAACGACAGATGCAAAAGCAGTTGCCGAGTATTATCTTTCAATATTTAAAGACGGTAAACTAAAAGAACACCACAAATACACAAACCCAACAGAAGCTGGAGGCGGAAACTTTGAAACAGCCATTATTGAAATTGCTGGTATGGAATTAAGCATTTTAGCAGCAGGTCCATTTCAAAAATTTAATGAATCAGTTTCATTGGTTATTAACACTAAAGACCAAGCAGAAACAGATTACTATTGGAATGCCTTAACTAAAAATGGCGGACAAGAAAGCTCATGTGGTTGGTGCAAAGACAAATATGGCTTATCGTGGCAGGTAGTTCCTGTTGAGTATTTTGACCTTATAAACAATGTTGACCCAAAGGTTAGAGAAAAGGCAATGAAGATTACATTGCAACAAAAGAAAATTATCTTAGCAGAACTAAAATAA